CACTTTACTTATATGATGCCATATGATGTGGAATCACTTTCTGATCAATACAAGATTTAGATTATCTCTCCAGCCCTATTACTTGAATGagatcaaatgtgtttttcagaccaTATGTTTGTTATCTGAAGATGCCTTCTCAAGTATTATTCCCTCCAGGTTCAGTAAAAAGCCCAGAaaccatttttttaaagttacagGAAAATTATTTAGTGATTGATTACCAGTGTCCAGAGGATGTAGATGGTGAAGAGAGCAATGGTGAGAGCGATGAGGCCGACGGCCTCGAGTCTGCTCTTCAGCTGCAGGTGGTCCTGGGCTCCCCTCAGACACAGCCAGCCGGAGATGGCTGCCAGGGGCGTGATGAGAAGGAAGCAGGCCATGTCGCAGAGCAGCGTGCGCTTCTCACTGCGAGGGCCGGGGTCCTTCAGCCACTGAGCgagggaaaagtgaaaaaatcaTTAGTGGATCTGAAAATGAATTTTACTACAACTCAGTTACTattacacaaagtaaaacttcTCCAACCTGTGTGAGTGGTTGCGGTCGCCGTTCGATAGTGAACTCTGTGTGACAGAGCTCACAGTAGCTGGTGTTGGAGGAGGACAGCCACTTCTCCAAGCAGCTCTTGTGCACTTTACCCAGCGTGCCAGTGCAGTCGCAGGGCGAGAGCAGagtctctcctccagctccctcatGACAGATCCGACACATACCCACATCACTgtgcagagaaacagacaagCAGAGGGGAGCAATGATGTGATGATTAAGCAGCGCACAATTAAATTAGAGTAGAATCATTGGGCCCCCAGCGAGTTCCTCCTTCTCTTACCTCTGCAAGCTCACCGCTTTGACAACAGTGGAGAGTGGGCGGCCATCTTTAGCCGTAACCTTGGCAATGTACTGGGCCTGGGCAGTAGAATCAGACTCCTCCGAATCCTTGGAGGCGTCTGATTCAGCGTTCCCAGAGTAATCACAAAGGGAGCCAGGTAGGTGGCAGCACCCCGACGAGGACATGGCTCAGCTGAGGGCGACAGTGATGGCGGAGGCAACTGTAAACCAagttctgtttcctctcctcctcctctgaccacCTCCAGAGAAAGTGCCTGGTGGAGATGAACAGGACACAAAGTATGAGTGAAGTGGAAGGACTACATAAGAAGAACATGATGTTACAGAGTGTCAGCCTCTCAGGAGATCCTTGAAAAATATGCCATATTTCATAACATCATAAAACTGTGCTATACTCATTTTCTATCTGTGAAATTTCAATAACTTTTTTTGATATTTCCTTGTGTTGATACTTGTTTActtattacctcagccaaggaggttgtgttttcacctctgtccttTTGCTAGTTGGttggtctgtgtttgtttgtttacatgtttcatgaaatcatgaaatcatgataataattaaACGGTGTTAGAAAATGAATACATCACATTACTAGACAGTGAGAACACGGTGACATTTTTGGTGGCGCTTGGAGACcgtggggaggggggaggaggggggccTTGACAGGAACTAACTGTTTACTACTACTACCAATACCACGGCCTGCATCCAGACTGATGTTATCAACGCGCTCTTGAAACTTCCTTTGCAATGTAACATGTGACATGTGCgaatacaaacacatgaatTGAGTTGAAAGGCTCGGACggtcaaaacaaaaacaaaccacagaacCGTAACAGCGATTTTTTAATGCGCATTCAGCCTCCGGAAGGTTAACACATCCGATCCCCCATGTTTGACATCAGGGAAAGAAAACCTCACTCTGTCAGAGAACAGCATCTCTGTAAATCTACGTTTCACACTTCAAATCACCCGATAAACATTTCAACTGTCACCGCTCCCGTCGGCCCAGACACACAGATGATCTGTGCAGCGGTGTTGTGGTTAATGTACAGCCGCGGACAAAGGCTCCGTTTGTCTCTTGAGCAGAAAACCCCAGTTAAGCAGCTGTCAGACCCGCAGCCTGATGTGCGTGACGCTGGTTTGCAGAAAAGCTCGTAAACGACGTGTAAATCAGATGTTAGGGTGAAATGTACTCACCCGACGgcctctccacccccccctttTTCCTCGCTTGGCCTTGGCCTTGGCCCTGTGTTAGCCAGACACAGGCTAGCGGAGCTAACTAGACAGCCCTAGCTCCAGACTGTGACATTGACGTCTAACCAAAAGCTGCCGATACGAGGGGAAACGAAACGCGGCCACATGCGCGGTGTCCTCCCCATGGCTCGTGGAACATCTCTCCCCGGCTGGTTCTGTCTGAAAGCGCGAAAAAAGACGGCTGCTCCTGCCTGGGTTTCCCAGACGCGGCTAACGCAGCTAGCAGGCTAACATCGGACAAGCCTACCCCAGCGTCCGTCAGCTGTGCTGTGGTCATGTGACACGTGCTGCCTTCATGGACATTAGTCATAATGGAATAATTGGCACATCGGTCATTAACCTGTTATCACTGTGACAAACACGACCGGTAtgtctgaggggggggggggggtgactggGATTTTATTTACTGCTAAGTGTGATGTCAGACAGGAATTCTGTAAAAGCTCATGTGCTTTATTTGATTACTTTTGACCAATTACTTTACATAAGTGAGTTTAACAgcttaaactaaattaaaccaaAGCATCCATTACAACTGCATGGTCTGTGTAAATGTGAAACACTTTAGATACATTTAACTATTTTATATTAATGAGCAATGACCATGGATTGTATATGAAAGACAATGactaacctaaccctaacacaAAGGCAATGACACAACCCCCCTGTGCAACAGCAGTTTACAAGGAGACGTGAATGCAACGCACAGTACAAATAGCAACACATCTGTCTGTTCGGATTAACTAAAgctaaaatgtttcattttttcacTGCTGATTAATTTTAAGAAGGAAACGACCATTGCCCTCCAGAGAAACATCTGGCGCAGGTCGCATGTCTAATCCAACCCGCTAGGTGGCAGCATTTAGTGAACACTACAGAGATGTCTTTCCTGGTCCACAGAGGCCTGACAGGTTTAAGACTGTTGACCCTCAGGTgaggagcacacacactgagagattCACATAACGACTCTGGAAGAGACCAATATTATCTTATATTAGTGTTTTTTATAATGAGAAAGTGAAGGGACAGTGAGATCAATAGAGCTAAACATAGAGTTTGACCTCTATTtagacatattttatttattggtaTCCTACAAGGGCAGGACTTTATCCACATGCTGGTATATTATATTTaggatttgttgtttatttatggTGGTAACTGGTAATATAGTTTCAACCATAGGCTGAGCATAAAGAAGGATGACATGagtgctccccaaaagtgaagctaaagcacCTCGGTTGCcaccttgtggctggctgcagtataggtcataagtcGAACCTCCTCCAGGTTAATTGATatgacatggaccaaattaatgAGTAAAAGCCCATGTTACccaagatgatttctgtcattgcAAGTAGTTCTTTCCACAGTGATGTATGTCCAAGTAATTTGTCCCATAAGAAGTTTGTGTCTCCAaatacacaagatggcagcgttcttatccaggatattttggtttcatttctggatagtggcagaagtggagacacgtcagtCTATACAGCTAAGATCTACCATAACccagtaaacaaacaaataacaacaGAATCAAGTAAAGGAAGCAGGAAACCCAAATGGACAGGCCTATGTTTAGGCCTTCTATTAGCTCTGTTActataaatcaacaaacaataGCCAGCATCAAATTTGTGAGATTACCACCCATGATTAAATACCGCTTACATGTTAATACAGCAGTGATAATAGTTGAATACTGTTGTTTTGAGCCAGGTCATTGACATTTTAAACCTTTCTGTTTTGGGTTATAGtccttgaaaaacaaacaaactcaatgACTGCAAAAGCAAATGTTTTGAAAAGTCCCCTTGACAAATCTGTTTCAGTCCGCCCATCCTCGTAGTCTGCCCTGTCCCTTCTGGAACAAAActgagtatttggttgtgtgtatatgcaaaaaataatatttaaattaatgaTACATTATGTAGTAACATGCAACACATGAAGACTTATAAAATGTACCCATCAGAAATTCTTAATTATCCCTTTAGTGTAACCTAAAATAGTAACCTCCACATGTCTTCGTTAATCATTAGTCAAACAATATCTATTTTGGTCATAATGCCCTGTGTTACCTTCTCCCCCCGTATCTTTCTTCTCATTCCCTTTGAACCCAAACACTGATAAAGAGGGAGTCCACTCGTGGTGTGTTCCTGCACATTACTGggaaacgtgcacacacacacacacacacacacacacacacacacacacacacacacacacacacacgcacacaggttTGCGCAGCGATCCCTATTAGGACTTTGCGTTACCTTACCTTAACCATAACCAAGTCATGCCTATCCCTTATCTTAACCTAATCATAATTCATATCTTACCACTTACCTTAACCAGGACATTATAATTGaggttttgcctcattaggacgaggctttggtccccatgaggtctactggtcccaACAAACACAGTGTTCAGTGTTTATAACAGAAAAGGCAGGTCAGCCATTAGAATGTCTGCACAGGGGGACAAAATTGTCCACATTAGGCCCCTCATCCACACAAATGCACTCCAgcaccaataaaaaaaacaggacttGTGCATGGAGGGGAGGCTACTTTGtgacaaataaacagcagaacaaTATTTACAGccctttc
Above is a window of Hippoglossus hippoglossus isolate fHipHip1 chromosome 17, fHipHip1.pri, whole genome shotgun sequence DNA encoding:
- the LOC117777980 gene encoding E3 ubiquitin-protein ligase MARCH2-like translates to MSSSGCCHLPGSLCDYSGNAESDASKDSEESDSTAQAQYIAKVTAKDGRPLSTVVKAVSLQSDVGMCRICHEGAGGETLLSPCDCTGTLGKVHKSCLEKWLSSSNTSYCELCHTEFTIERRPQPLTQWLKDPGPRSEKRTLLCDMACFLLITPLAAISGWLCLRGAQDHLQLKSRLEAVGLIALTIALFTIYILWTLVSFRYHCQLYSEWRRTNQKVRLLMPDMKGAHTTQRSVPTKSTKKMTDETIV